TCGACAGCGAGAGCTCCCTCTTCCTCCACAAGCTCTCGTGCAAGCTCTTCGACGGGCTCGCGAAGCTGAAGCTCTCGTTCCAGAACGACCCCAAGGGCGGCGTCGGCTTCCCCGAGCTCGGCTTCCTCACGAAGCACTTCTCCGTCCTCTACGACCTCGAGTCGCGCAACGCGCTTCTCAAGGGCTCCTTCGACCTCGCCGATTCGTTGCAAGTTCGAGCCACCCATGACGTTAAGGTCCACTCCCCAGCGCTTCTTCCTCTCTTGTGATTAAAAATCGCTTCTTGCTGCATGTAATCTAGCTGTTCGTTTCTAGCTCGGTTCGCCATTGATGTGCTCTTTGAGTTGTCTAAGATTTGATGGTATGCAATTGGATGTATGAGTTAGATGAATTTGCTATGATAGGTGGAAAAGGAGAATATTGGCATAGGTGTTCTTAATTGAGCGTCGAGGAAATTTGGAAAAGGTTAAATTCTCACTTTTAGTATGAAATTTGGATTTTCTGTCTGTGTATGGAAGAAATTTGTGTATTTGAAATCCTCAACAGCTGCCGCTTATTAGTCGCCAAACCTCTTGTTTGATGTGCTTGAGTTTCATAAGTGAAGAGTTCGAGGTGAAGTGGTGAACTTAATTCCAATATCGGGTTCGTATGAGATTAAGATGTGAGAAAGttggaaatttcaaattttcttctAACAACAATGTGGGATTTTTCATCATTTAGCCACAGGTGATTCGATTTTACAGTAACGATGTATTCCTATGTCCTTCTTCAGATTTGTATTTTGCAATGAGAATTTTCTTAAACTCAACCTTCTAATATGGTGaacattttgtattttttgccCCTTTCTAATGCTGTAGTAtcatatcaaaattaaatttttttctactcCCACATAATGTTGTTTGGCTATACTGAAGCTCAATTGTTTTAATGTCCTAAACTTTACTCATTGTTGTCACTGCCAATTTGTATGAGTAACTAATTGGTTTTTGTGACGAATATTTCTATTTTAGCCTTATTAATAGTTTCTTCACAAGTGCATGGGTCATTTCGGGGTTATCAACATTTTTTGTAGTAAAACTATGCAGTCATTTTTATAGACTGCTCATGTTTCAGACTGACCGGATTGGAGATCGAGATTATATTCATGTAGGCTATTCGGCGCGCTGCCTATCTATTTCTTGCACTTCTGAAAATAAAAAGTCTATTATTTCTTGCCTTCACTTGGGTCCTTTCTTTGGTTTCAAGTATCACTATAGAAAGGTGCGTGTTCTCGATCCTATATCACCTTTTTCTCTATTATGTAACATACTTAAGGAGAATTTCGCTCCTTGAAAATCATTCATTTTCAGCTGATATCTTCAAGCTACCTTAATTCCTATTTTGATTGTGACTGAACCATGTACTTGTGGAAAAGTTTTTGAGCTCATGAAGTTTTAACATTACTAAGACATTCCGTACTGTTCTGCACTATTTATCTTGCTAAAATCGTGTCAGCGTATGACTAATTTGATCAACAtctgtgaaattttgataatgcGGTCTATGATTTCTGTCTAACTTACAACCTGAATATGTAATACCACTAAAACATGATCCCAATTCTGTTATTTtgcagaaaatttaaaatattgaaattatgTATTTTGTTGGACATTGTGACACAAAAACCATGCTATTTGAACAATTGGCTAAGGCTGAGCAGAATACATGGTTGTCATTTTCGCAGTCTAACCTTTGATGGTATGCATCCATTCTCATTGTTAATTTTTGATAATTCTCCTCTCTCatgctggatttttttttttgcgtgttCCTGTATTTCTCAGTATTTAAGGGTTTAGACTTTGGGCAAGTGTGAAGTGGGTTCTTATCTGTTTGATACATGTCCTTGTTAGTTTTCaggatttttatatatattgttttttgtTCACAGGAGCAACAAGGAGAAGTGGCAATGATAGCAAAATTGGGCGATCCGTCATACAAGCTGGAATTATCATCTTTTGTTCCTTCTGTTGGATTGGTAACTCCAGCCATCATCCTTATAAAAGAATAGTAGAAGATTAGGAGTCTTCCACCAAGTGTACTTGAATGACCCGAATGAAATGGTTATAACTTTTGCAGCCAAAAGCAACTTTCCATTTTCCCCTTGGTGAAGTTTCAGTCGCGGAGAAGAAAACTGATGAAGGCGAGAAAATATTGTCAGTAAACGGAATTGTACAATCTCGTCTTTTGAATGGAGTTTGTACTGCACACTACAGGGATAATGACTTGAATTTGAGATATTGCTATAAGGTGATTAATCATCCAATTTTTCTTCAGTGTTATATTATTACGTTAGCtattattggtttttttttctaatgtgATCTTTATAAAAGATTGCTATGGTTTTTTGGTAGGATGATGAATTATCATTTATTCCTAGCGTCACCTTACCTTCAAATGCACTATCATTTGCGCTGAAACGGCGTTTCAGTCCTTCAGATAAGTTGAGGTCAGAATTCATTATCACTTGTTTTACTGTAAgtcaaatatttaaaacactTCCACCAATTTAGTATGCCTTTCGCTTTCAAATAGGGCTATACTACGTTAAACAACTTTACTTCCAATATAGTAGTTGTGAATTCTGCAGTGGATATAAACTGTCAAATGTGGAAAATAAATTAGTACAAAATTTGTTTTTTGGATGGTTCAGTACTAATATTTTAAGTTGAGcatcaatttttaatttgatgaaAAACTATATGACACATTAGTAGCAAATTTTGTTAGCTCTGCTCTTCCGAATATCAATGGAGTAAATAGTTCAACGGTTGGTTTAGAAATGCTTCATGTTCAGCTTAAATGTAATAATCAATATATCTTCTCTATGTTTTATCAGTTTAGACAATTATACGTAAGGACAAAGATAAAACAATGAATAATAGGGAAAAATAACTAGCATACGTCATTGTATACTTATTTATCTTCATGAAGCTCTAGTAGAAGGAATTCTAGAGCAAATTTGTGGCAAACATGATTATCTTGACAGTAAATTTGCTTTCATAcaatagataataaaataaattgttctCGTGTTTTATAACAATTTTATAActtgatatacatatatattttttaaaaagttactaATATATTCATGAATTCCTTTCTTTCAGCTACTGGTACCATTTTGACTCAAACGATTGGAGTGCGGTTTATAAGCACAATATGGATAAGGACGTCAAATTTAAGGCTGGTTATGATTCTGAACTACGACTTGCATGGGCATCTGTTTGGGTAAGATTGTTATTTTCGTTTGTTGAAGTCTACAATTTCTAGGTTTCCCattagcacttttttttttgaaaattaaaattggagcttctgcttctagAATCGAGAAACTCACTTGGGCTTTGTTAAAAGCTCCAGGCATTTTATTCGAGTAACACCGATTAATGCTTTTCTGACTAGAGAAGCTGTTCTAAACAAATGTTGTTCCAATTTTGGTATTAGAGAGATTTAACTCGACTAAATTCTGGCTCTTAGGTTGGAGGCGAGAATGGCAAAGCAAAGATGGCACCTATGAAGATGAAAGCTCAGTTCATGCTCCAAACCCCTCT
The nucleotide sequence above comes from Ananas comosus cultivar F153 linkage group 17, ASM154086v1, whole genome shotgun sequence. Encoded proteins:
- the LOC109723134 gene encoding outer envelope pore protein 37, chloroplastic isoform X1 — translated: MGDSLPPNPNPSSPPSLPPPPTSSPAPQSSAACGGGGIVGVRRPPIRVTSEFDSESSLFLHKLSCKLFDGLAKLKLSFQNDPKGGVGFPELGFLTKHFSVLYDLESRNALLKGSFDLADSLQVRATHDVKTDRIGDRDYIHVGYSARCLSISCTSENKKSIISCLHLGPFFGFKYHYRKEQQGEVAMIAKLGDPSYKLELSSFVPSVGLPKATFHFPLGEVSVAEKKTDEGEKILSVNGIVQSRLLNGVCTAHYRDNDLNLRYCYKDDELSFIPSVTLPSNALSFALKRRFSPSDKLSYWYHFDSNDWSAVYKHNMDKDVKFKAGYDSELRLAWASVWVGGENGKAKMAPMKMKAQFMLQTPLDDIHSTVFMFRVKKRWDF
- the LOC109723134 gene encoding outer envelope pore protein 37, chloroplastic isoform X2, with the translated sequence MGDSLPPNPNPSSPPSLPPPPTSSPAPQSSAACGGGGIVGVRRPPIRVTSEFDSESSLFLHKLSCKLFDGLAKLKLSFQNDPKGGVGFPELGFLTKHFSVLYDLESRNALLKGSFDLADSLQVRATHDVKEQQGEVAMIAKLGDPSYKLELSSFVPSVGLPKATFHFPLGEVSVAEKKTDEGEKILSVNGIVQSRLLNGVCTAHYRDNDLNLRYCYKDDELSFIPSVTLPSNALSFALKRRFSPSDKLSYWYHFDSNDWSAVYKHNMDKDVKFKAGYDSELRLAWASVWVGGENGKAKMAPMKMKAQFMLQTPLDDIHSTVFMFRVKKRWDF